TACCAAAAACGTTTTTCATCACATGAGCCATTTCGTCTACTACTTCTGGACGAATTGCTGTTGTTGCTGCATTGTCTAAATATACTCTTTGCATTATCGATTATTTTACTGTATTAATTAATTATTGGGTTTTGATCAACAAATTTAAGTAAAATGAAACGATTGAAAAAGTAAATTGTTATTTAAAACGCATTAGATCCGAAGTTAAAAATCGCCATTCAGGCGTTAATAGAACGCCTTCTTTTGCCATATACCAAGGAGATATTAAATCATTGCTTGGATTCGTGATAATTTGTAAATCTTGGCTTGGATAATAGCTTTGCGACAGAATAAAGAGTTTGTTTCCTAAGTTATCTTCAGCAAGATCCATCACGATAACAGCATGATTTTTTATACTTCCTTTTTGCAAGAAAACATCGCCTATTTGTAAATCTTTGAGGTTGATAGGCTTCATTAACTCAGACATGGTATTCGAATTGGTGTTTTCTAAGTAATATTGTAAATATTCAATGTATTTTGAATAAGAATGATCGCCATCTACATATTTTGAATAAGGAATTGGTTGAGTTGAAACTTTTGCCAATTTATCCATTTCAAGATATTTTTTGGAACGATAAAAATATTCCAAGCGCAAGCTCATAACTGCATTTGCATTAAACTGAACATTTTTTTTGGGTTGTTCTAAATCTAAAACTCCAACATAAATATTAGGATTAGGTTTTTTTTGACCGTCAAAAGTATAAACGGGGGTATTACTATTTTTAAGCGAAATATTATTTAACCATTTTCCAAAGTTATTATAATTTTGATTTCTTAAGAAATTTGGAGGCGTATCAAAACGTTTAAAAATCTTCAATTCACGAGGATGAATGATACTATACTCTTCATTTTCTATTAATTCATTATTCGTAGAAGATTTTAGAATATGTGTATTACAAGAGGTGAAAAGAGTAAATATTAATATAAAACTTAAAAATTTCATTGAAACAGAAAAAAAACGTGCTATTCTTTGGTTAAGAGTTGAATTTGATCTCTCAACTCGGCTGCTTTTATAAAATCTAAATTTTTTGCAGCTTTTTCCATTTCCTTCTGCAATTTTTGTACCAACTTATCTTTATCTTCGGTTGAATAGTTTTCATTAATTTCCGCAGCTTGCTGAATCAAATGTTTTTGTTCGTATGGATTTTCTTCAAATTCTGCTGCCGCTAAACTTAGCTTTGTAATTTTTTTGTTTAGTGCTTGTGGAACTTTATTGTGTTCTTTGTTGTATTGCATTTGTATTTCACGACGACGATTAGTTTCGTCTATCGTTAATTGCATACTGTCTGTTATACGATCTGCGTACATAATCGCCAAACCGTTGATATTTCTCGCTGCACGACCAACTGTTTGTGTTAACGAACGATGACTTCTTAAGAACCCTTCTTTATCAGCATCTAATATTGCAACTAAAGAAACTTCGGGTAAATCTAAACCTTCTCTCAAAAGATTAACACCAACCAATACATCAAATAGTCCTGTACGCAAATCAGCCATAATTTGAACACGTTCTAAAGTGTCAACATCAGAGTGAATGTAGCGACAACGAACGCCGTATTTTGTTAAGTATTTCGTTAATTCTTCTGCCATTCGTTTGGTTAAAGTTGTCACCAAAACACGTTCGTCTAACTCAACACGTTTATTGATTTCTTCCATCAAATCATCTACTTGGTTTTGTGTAGGACGAATTTCGATAATTGGATCTAATAATCCTGTTGGACGAATGACTTGTTCCACAACAATTCCTTCTGATTTTTCTAACTCGTAATTTGCTGGCGTAGCCGATACATAAATCACTTGATTTTGTAAAGCTTCAAATTCTTCAAATTTTAAAGGACGATTGTCCATTGCAGCTGGAAGTCTAAAACCATATTCGACCAAATTCTCTTTACGAGAACGGTCTCCTCCGTACATGGCATGAACTTGAGAAACTGTAACGTGAGATTCGTCGATGACCATCAAATAATCTTCAGGGAAATAATCTAACAAACAGAAGGGACGAGTTCCAGGTTCGCGACCATCTAAGTATCTTGAATAATTTTCTATTCCAGAACAGTATCCTAATTCTTTGATCATCTCCAAATCAAATTCTGTGCGTTCTTGCAGACGTTTAGCTTCGAGATGTTTTCCAATTTCTTTGTAATAATCAACTTGTTTTCTTAAATCAATTTGAATATCAGCAATAGCGCCATTTAAGGTATCTTTAGAAGTTACAAATAAATTAGCAGGATAAATATTAATTTTATCTAATTTGGTAGAAGTTTTACCTGTTTCAACATTAAAAACTGAAATTTCTTCGATCTCATCTCCAAAGAAATTAATTCGAATTCCGTCATCTGCGTAAGCTGGAAAAATATCTAACGTATCGCCTTTAATTCTGAAATTTCCGCGTTGAAAAAGTCCTTCAGTTCTCGAATATAATGCCTGAACCAATTTATGTAAAAAAGCTGTTCGGGAAATAATTTGTCCAGTTTCAATCTGAATTACATTTTTATGAAATTCTGTTGGATTTCCAATTCCATATAAACACGAAACCGAAGCGACTACTAAAATGTCACGACGACCAGAGAGTAGAGAAGAAGTTGTACTTAATCGTAATTTTTCGATTTCTTCGTTAATTGATAAATCCTTTTCGATATAGGTTCCTGAAGAAGGGATATAAGCTTCGGGTTGATAGTAATCGTAATAGGATACAAAATATTCGACTGCGTTATTCGGAAAAAACTCTTTGAATTCCATGTACAATTGAGCTGCTAACGTTTTGTTATGCGCTAAAACCAAGGTAGGGCGTTGAACATCTTGTACAACATTGGCAATCGTAAATGTTTTACCAGAACCAGTGACACCTAAAAGTGTTTGATAACGATCATGACTAAGAATACCTCTTGATAATTCTTCGATAGCTTTTGGCTGATCACCTGTAGGCTTGAATTCAGAATTTAATTGAAATTGCATTCTACAAATTTACAAATAATTCAGTTAAAAATGAGTGTTGAGAAATGTTGGTTTTAAAAGAAGAAACGGATAAAAAAAATAAAAAGGCGACTTTAAGTCACCTTTTCATCAAAACCACAAAAAAATGAGAAAACTGTTTACTTAGTAAACAAACTTCCTTCCATTATTACAAGCTATTGCCCGCTATAACCATTGCAAATATAGGTCGGTTTTTTGTGCGTGCACAATAAATGATAATACTTTGTTTTATTGGTGTCGATAAAAGATATCTATAATAATGTTAAAACGTCTGATTACAACGTTTTCGTAAAATCAAATACATTTAGTAGTGTCAATTTTACACTAGCGAATTTTCGCTAAATTCCATAAGTTTTCTAATTCAGAAATCGTCAAATCGGCAATGTTTTGATTATTTTCTTTTGCGATTTCTTCTAACTTTTGAAAACGACGGATAAATTTTTTGTTCGATCGTTCTAATGCATCTTCTGAATTAATTCCATTGAATCGTCCATAATTAATTAAAGAAAATAAAATATCGCCAAATTCCATCTCTTTATCCAAAGGATTTTCTTCGTTTTTAAATTCGTTAATTTCTTCTACAATTTTATCAAAAACTTGTTCAGAATTTTCAAATTCAAATCCAACACCTTTTACTTTGTCTTGAATTCGATAGGCTTTTACCATTGCTGGGAGAGAAGTAGGAACACCAGAAAGGACAGATTTGTTTCCTTCTTTTAATTTGATTTGTTCCCAATTTTGAAGTACTTTTTCTTCAGTATTTGCTTCTACATCTCCATAGATATGCGGATGACGATGAATTAATTTGTCACAAATACCATTTAAAACATCAGCTACGTCGAAGTTTTGTTGCTCTGATGCTATTTTAGAATAAAAAACCAGGTGAAGAAAAACATCACCTAGTTCTTTTTTTATTTCATCCGAATCTTTTTCGATAATGGCATCCGAAAGCTCATAAATTTCTTCTATAGATAACGTACGCAACGTTTCCATCGTTTGTTTACGATCCCATGGACACTTTTCACGTAATTTATCCATTATATCTAACAATCTTTCGAAAGCTCGTAATTGATCTTTACGTGTATTCATTTCTAATTATTCAGCGTCTTTATCTTTTTTAGCTGTTGTTTTTTTAGCAGCAGTTTTTTTAGCTGGTTTTTCTTCAGCGTCTTTTTTGTCAGCAGCCTTTTTAGCAGGAGCTTTCTTTTTTGGTTTTTCTTCAACAGCAACTTCTTCTTTAGCTTCTTCTATTACTTCAGCAACAGGAGCTTCTTGTGCTTGTTGAGCAGCCATTGCAGCTTCTACAGCAGCTAAGTCGATGTTTAATAATCCATTTTTGTGTAAGATATTATACCATTGAAATAATTTTTTCAAATCAGAATCATAAACTCTTGAATCGTCATATTCTGGTAAAACTTCTTCCATATATTTACGCAATTCTGTTCCAGAAGATTTGTGATCGATTGTTTCTCCACCGTTTTCTTTCTTGTAAATTCTGAAGAAAACTTCTGCTAAAGGAAACTCTTGTGATACACCGTAAATTGCTACATTGTCTAATAAACTAACATTGTAGTTAGATGCGATTGAGATTTTTTTACCTTTTTCTAAATCTTCAACAACGAAACCTCCTCTTGTTTGAGAAATTAAACGGTATAATCCTGGTTTTCCTGAAATTGCGATAACTCTTGATAAATCCATATTCTATTATGTTTAAGGGTCTATGAAGGGAATTTCATTTTGTAACTCGTGTTTACTTTCCCTTTTGTTATATTTTTTAATTTATTACTTATTAATTTCTTTTTAAAGCTCGAAATATAGTCAATAAAAAGCTTTCCTTCCAAATGGTCGTATTCATGTTGAATAACACGAGCACGAATATCCGAAAAAGTTTCGGTATGTTTTACCCAATTTTCATCAAAAAATTCTAATGTTACCGATTCTGGACGTGTAACATCTTCATGGATGTGAGGAATACTCAAACATCCTTCTGTAAATGCCCATTCATCTCCTTCAGAACTGCTGATTTTTTTAGGATTGATGAAAACGCGTTTAAAATTTTTCAATTCTTCTTTTACATCATCATAATCTTCATCCTCTTCGAAAGGTGAACAATCAACGACAAATAAACGTATATTTTTTCCGATCTGCGGTGCTGCGATACCAACTCCATTCGAGTCGTACATTGTATCGAACATGTTTTCGATCAGTTCGTGTAGATTTTTATAATCTTGATCTATATCTTGTGAAACTTTACGTAAGACAGGATCTCCGTAAGCTACAACTGGTAATACCATTTTCTGATCTTTTTTTATTAATTTATCGGCAAAGATACGATTTGTTATAGTTTATGTGATAAAAATGATTGTAAAATTATTACAGCACTCACTTTATCTACCATACCCTTTTCTTGACGTTTTTTCTTTTTCATTCCACCTTCGAACATAGCTCGCGAAGCCATTTTAGAAGTAAACATCTCATTTTCACGATGAATTTTAATCAATGGAAATTGTGCTGAAAACTTTTTTAAAAAAGGTTGTATTTGATTTTCAATCTCATTTAATTCTCCTGAAAAGCGAACAGATAATCCAACGACAAGGTCAGAAACGTTTTCTTTCTCGATATATTGTTTCAAGAAATCCATCAATTTTGAGGTTTCAATGGTATCCAAAGGCGAAGCTATAATTTGCAATTCATCGGTTACGGCAACGCCTGTTCTTTTTCCTCCGTAATCTAACGCTAATATTCTTGACATTTGGCAAATTTATAAAAACGATTCAATAATAAATAATCTCTATGAAATCCCTTGATTATAATTTTTATATTTGTGGCTATTATTAATAAAGATGGAGAATTTAAAACAAATCATAGAGAAAGCTTGGGACAATAGAGAATTGTTACAAGAAGATGCAACACAAGCAGCAATTAGAGAGGTAATTGAGTTGATTGATAATGGACAATTGCGTTGTGCAGAACCAGTAGCAGATGGTTGGCAAGTGAATGAATGGGTGAAAAAAGCAGTTGTTATGTATTTCCCTATTCAAAAAATGGAAACGTTAGAAGCAGGAATTTTTGAATACCATGATAAAATGGAATTGAAACGTAACTATGCTGAAAAAGGAATTCGTGTTGTGCCAAATGCTGTTGCTCGCTATGGTGCGTATATTTCTTCTGGAGTTATTTTAATGCCTTCTTATGTAAATATTGGAGCGTATGTTGACGAAGGAACAATGGTGGATACATGGGCAACTGTAGGTTCTTGTGCACAAATTGGTAAAAATGTACACTTATCTGGTGGTGTTGGTATTGGAGGTGTTTTAGAGCCATTGCAAGCCGCTCCTGTAATTATCGAAGATAATGCATTTATCGGTTCTCGTTGTATAGTCGTAGAAGGTGTACATGTTGGTAAAGAAGCGGTTTTAGGTGCAAATGTAGTGTTAACTGCATCTACAAAAATTATTGATGTTACAGGTGATCAGCCAGTAGAAATGAAAGGATTTGTTCCTGCACGTTCTGTGGTTATTCCTGGTTCTTACACGAAAAAATTTGCTGCAGGCGAATACCAAGTTCCTTGTGCATTAATCATCGGACAACGTAAAGAATCTACGGATAAAAAGACTTCTCTAAATGATGCTTTACGTGAGCACAATGTAGCAGTATAATTTAAAAGCAATTTTTTAAAAAAAATAGCAATCCTCATCAGTTTGATGAGGATTTTTTTATTTCAATCAAACATTATTTAGTAGTTTTGCTGTATAACTATGTTTTATGAAAGTTTTGATTATCCAACACAAAATGATTGGCGATGTTTTAATCACTTCATTGTTGTGCGAAAATATCAAAAAAGCTTATCCACACGCAACTATTGATTATTTAATTAACAGTAACACATTACCAGTTTTAGAAAACAATCCTTACATCGATCATAAAATTATTTTTGACGAGAAAGAAAACAAAGGATTAAAGAAATTGATTCGATTTTCTAAAAAAATTAATCAAAATAAATATGACGTTGTCATAGACGCTTATTCAAAACTACAAAGTTGGATAAATGTGTTCATTAACAACGCACCCAAAAAAATATCCTACAAAAAACCAGGTCGAACATTTTTGTATACCGATAATGTGGTCAAACACAACGAACCAAAATCATATCTTGGTTTGGCAATAGAACATCGTTTGTCATTGTTAAAACCTCTTGGTATTGAAACTCCTTTGGCTACGGCACCAACGTTGTACTTAACAGAAGCAGAAATTCAGAACGCGAAATCATTGTTCCTAAAACATGGAGTAGATTCTTCTCGAAAAACAATGATGATTAGTTTGCTTGGCTCTGATCCTTCCAAAACCTTTCCATTGAATAAAATGGCAAAAATGGTTGATTTTATTGGTCAACATTTCAATGTTAATCTATTATTCAATTATTTTCCAAAACAAATAGATCAAGCCAAAGAAGTTTATAATCAATTGTCTAAAGAAACACAATCAAAAGTTTATTTTGAACTATTGGGTAATGATTTGCGCGAGTTTATTGCGATTACAAATCAATGTGATTTGATTGTAGGAAATGATGGAGGTGCCATAAACATGACAAAAGCGGTAGGAAAAAAATCATTTATTATTTTTTCTCCTTGGATTGATAAAAATGTATGGGCAACTTTTGAAGATGGAATAAATCATACAAGTGTTCATCTGAAAGATTATTTTCCCGAAAAGTTTGCAGATCTAAATAACCGAAGAATAAAAAAACGAGTTAATGAATTCTATTCATTCTTTGATTTTGAATTGTTTAAAGACAAATTACAAAAATTTCTTAATCAGAATGAAATTGAACGACAATTTAAATCAGATAAAAGCGTTGAATTAGAAACTCAAAAAGATTATTCTATAGAATCAATGTCTACTAAAATTACAGCTTTACTAATAACTTATAATGAAGAGAAAAACATCCAACGATATTTAAATCATGTTGGACAATATGCTGAAGAAATAATTATAGTAGATTCTTATAGCACTGATAAAACAGAGGAAATAGCGTTGCAAAATCCTAAAGTAAAATTTGTAAAACGTAAGTTTGATAATTTTACGAGTCAACGAAACTATTCCATTTCACTGGCAAATAACGAATGGGTTACCTTTTTTGATGCCGACGAAGGGATTCCTTCAGAATTGATAAAAGAGATGGTTTCTACTATTAAAAATCAGCCAAAATTTGATGCGTATTATGTTTATAGAAAATTCTTTTTTAGAAATAAACACATCAAATATTCTGGAATGCAAAATGATAAAGTGATACGCTTATTCAGAAAGTCGAAATCGCAGTACAAATCTGAGCGCATGGTACATGAAATAATTGAATGTCAAGGAAATGTTGGTTGTTTTAAGAATAAATTGGATCATTTTACTTATGATAATGAAAAGGAATATCTTGTTAAATTAAATAGCTATTCAAGATTAAGAGCGCAAGAATTAAGAAAAAAAGAACTCAAACCTAATTTTTTTCATTACAAAATAAAACCAGCTTATCGTTTTTTTAATTATTTCGTGATGAGATTTGGTTTTTTAGATGGAAAAGATGGTTATACAATTGCAAAACTACACGCAATTTCTGTTGCGAATCGATACAAATATTTAGACGAAATTTATAGAAATGAGAAGCTATAAAGCGTAGTTCAGCAAAGAAGTTGAAGATTTTATTATACATTTGCGATAGATTATAAAATAACACAATGAAAGCATATGTTTTTCCAGGACAAGGTGCTCAATTCTCTGGAATGGGTAAAGACTTGTACGAAAATTCTGAAATAGCAAAAGAATTATTTGACCAAGCAAATGAAATCTTAGGATTTGATATAAAAATGATCATGTTCGAAGGTTCTGCTGAAGATCTAAAACAAACAAAAGTTACTCAACCAGCAGTATTTTTACATTCTGTAATTTTAGCAAAAACCTTAACTGATTTTAAACCAGAAATGGTTGCAGGTCATTCTTTAGGTGAAATTTCTGCATTAGTTGCTAATGAAACCTTAGATTTTGAATCGGGATTAAAATTAGTGTACAAACGTGCATTAGCCATGCAAGATGCTTGTGAAGCAAATCCTTCTACAATGGCTGCAATTTTAGGTTTAGAAGATAAAATTGTCGAAGATACTTGTAAAGAAATCGAAGGAGTAGTGGTAGCAGCAAATTACAATTGTCCAGGTCAATTAGTGATTTCTGGAGAGATTGAAGCAGTTAATTTAGCTTGTGAAAAATTAAAAGAATTAGGTGCTAAGCGTGCTTTGGTTTTACCTGTTGGTGGAGCTTTTCATTCACCTTTAATGAAATCTGCAGAAGAAGAATTAGCAAAGGCAATTGAGGAAACGACATTCAATACGCCTATTTGTCCAGTTTATCAAAATGTGACAACAACAGCAATTACCGATCCAGCAGCAATTAAGAAAAATTTAATTGCTCAATTAACAGCCCCTGTAAAATGGACTCAATCTGTTCAACAGATGATAGCTGACGGTGCAACTGAGTTTATTGAGGTAGGACCAGGTAACACTTTACAAGGTTTAGTGAAGAAAATTAATAGAGAGGTGTCAACTTCTTCTGCACAAATCTAATAAAAATGAAAACATACCGTTCCAATGGAAAATTATTCCTTATCGGGGAATATATTGTAATAGATGGAGCGAAAGCATTTGCATTGCCCACAAAATATGGGCAATGTTTGTTTGTAGAAGATTCGGCTAAAAATACAAATACGATAAGTTGGAAAGCAACTAAATACGATGACTCGTTATGGTTTGAAGCTGAATTGAGTTTAGATCACTTAGATATTATTTCTTCAACAAATGATCAATTAAGTCAATCTTTGCAAACAATTCTCAAGCAAGCGCAAACATTAAATTCTGATTTTTTTAATTCTAATAAAAGTTATCAATGTTTAACAAAGTTAGAATATCCGCAAGAATGGGGTTTAGGAAGTAGCTCTACTTTAATCGATTTAATTAGTCAATGGATAGATGTTAATCCGTTTGAATTGAATAAGTTGACTTTCAATACAAGTGGTTATGATATCGCTTGTGCACATCATAATAAACCAATTTTGTTTCAGAATAAACCCCGAATAGAGGTGGAAGAATTGGAGCTGAATTGGGATTTTAAAGATAAATTATATTTTGTTTATCTAAATCAAAAACAAGATACACAGGCGGTTGTAGGAAACCATTACAAGAATAAACCAAAAGACTGGCAAATGATTAATGAGCTTTCTGATTTGGTTGTTCAGGCGACAAAGGTTGATAATTTAACAGATTTAGAATCTATTATGGTTGAATATCAAGATCGATTAGGTGCTTTTATGCAAATTCCAAAAGCGAAAGAATTGTATTTCTCGGACTACGAAGGAATTGTAAAAAGTCTTGGAGCTTGGGGTGGCGATTTTGTTTTGGTTACTTATAGAGAAGGGATGAAAGAGTATTTTAAAGAAAAAGGATATGACACGATTATTCCATTTTCTGAAATGATTCAGAATTCTTAAAATTATTTTTTTAATATTTCTAAAATACAGTATAAAAATAAAGGAGAAATTAAATTATTTCTCCTTTATTATTTATTTAACTTAAACAGTTTTTAGCGAAGTTTAATGTCGCCACCATCTGCCATTAAGGTCTGTCCAGTCATATATTTGCTGTCTTCACTAAGTAAAAAAGCCACGATTGGAGCAACATCACTTTGAGGATCACCAAAACGTCCTAAAGGAATTTTTTCTACTACGTGATTATAATCTTCAGGGAAGTTCTCTTTCCATTTCTCAACGCCTGCAGTTAAGGCAAGAGGACAAACTACATTGACACGAATATTATCAGCAGCCCATTCATTTGCTGCAACACGACTTAATCCTCGAATAGCTTCTTTTGCAGCTGCATAACTTGCTTGAAATCTACTTCCTTGCAAAGCGGCACCAGAACCAAAATTAACGATAGCACCTTCTGATTTCTTTAATTCGTTGTAGGCAGCTTTCATAAAATTAAGTGTGGCTCTAAAACCTGTATCAAACGAAATTGACCAATCATCTTCAGTAAGTTCCATCAATGGTTTCTGTCTCGAAACATGGGCATTATTCACTAAACCCGTAAGTTTACCAAATTTAGTTAAAGCTAATTCAACAGCTTTCTGTGCAACAGCTTCTTGAGAAACATCACCTTTCCTTCGTTTTTCTTTTCAATCGCTAACCCAGCTTCTTCATTAACATCAACTGCGATAACAGATGCACCTCTTTTTACAAGTTCACTGGTAATTCCACCACCAATGCCAGCAGCACCACCTGTTACAATAATTATTTGATTGTTTAAATTGTCCATAATTCTTGATTTTTTATTATTTAAATAGTTAAGAGCTTTTAGTAAATTTAAGAAAAAATACAGTATAATATAACTTGTGGGGAAATGTTACTTATTTTTAATTATATAGTAATCATATAAAATACTGCTTGTGTAGCTTAAAACTAAACTTCGATAACTTTATTAGGAATAAAAAAAAAACTTCGGTGAGCCTGTCCTGAGTTTATGGAAGGGTTCAACAAGCTTTACTTCAATGCTTTTTAATATATCTTTTGTCTTCCAGACATGACGAAAGCTTAGTTATTAGCTGATGTTATTCTGTAAATTTTGATTTAAGTGTTTTTTGTTATAAAAATGAAGGACAGAAGTGGACAAAACCTGACCAAAAAAGATGAACAAGATTATATTTTTTATCTGTATTATTTGCCTATTAAGGCTTTTAATTTCTTTTTTCGAGCTTGTTTTCGATGAAATTTAAATTGAAACTCTTCCGTTTTGCTCCACATCGCATTTATTACCTTCTGTTCTGGTTTATGAACGAGTATTGCATATTCTTTCGCCATTATTTCAACCATTTCTTTGTGTGGTGTAAGGCGAGAAAAGTTTTTCATTCTTGTTTCAAAATTCATTGAATCATGAAAATTCATTCGATTCAAATCAACTAAATAAAATTCGTATTGATTATCTCCGATTTGTTTAATTAATGTATTTCCAGGCGAATGATCCAAAAATTCAATTCCAGCTTCGTGTAATTTGAACGTAAAACGAGTAAATTGTTTTAGAATTTCTGTTCTATTTGGCCATTTTTCGTCATGTACCAATTCGCGATAAGTTAAATCCGCATCAACTAATTCACAAAAATAATAACTTTCTCTAAAACTAAGTGTTGATGTATTCTCAATAAACGCAATTGGGTAGGGCGTCAAAAAACCTAAATCGATTAATTTATTCGCATAGTCGTACGAACGTTTTGCTTTTGATTCTCTAAAAAAACGATAGACAAATTTGTTGACAATATTCGGAATTTTGAAAGATTTTATAGTGGCAATTTTTCCCGATTCTAATCTGGTTTTTTTGATAGAATTTCGTGTTCCTTTTGCAATATAATCATCAATCAAATCATAACTGTTTATAATAGATTTGATTTCTTTTGATGTGGTTTGATAATTATTATTTACGACAATTTTTTGTGTCATTTTATAAAATCTTGTAATTAATATAGAATAAAACTATATTTCATTTTAATCTGTCAAAGATATGTTTAATTTTGTTGAAAAGTGTTTTTAATACTATGAATAATTTGAAGAAAGTAGCAGTGGTTATTCCAATTTATAGAGATTTTTTGGATGAATTCGAGAAAAAATCTTTAGAAAGTATTCTTCGTCATTTCAATGATTTTGAAATAATTTTTGCTGCTCCTGAAGGAATGACTATTTCAAGTTATTCTCCTTATTTAAATAGAATAAATCATTACAGTTTTATCTATTTTGGATCTGATTGTTTTAAATCAATCGATGCTTATAATCAATTATTATTAGACGAAAAATTTTACCAAGTATTTACTGCATTTGAATTTATTTTAATTTGCCAGCTAGATGTTTATGTTTTTAAAAATAGTTTAATTGAATGGTGTAATAAAAATTATGATTATGTAGGAGCCCCATGGATTGGTAGTGAACGCAATTTTATAAATTTAACATTCGAAAAAATAAATGAAATAATTCGTTCTTTAAAGGGTAAAAAACTTAAAAATACCGAACGTCTTTTTAAAGTAGGGAATGGAGGTTTTTCTCTGAGAAAAGTGCAAAAATTTGTAGAAATTTCAAAAGAAGAATCCAAACAAATACATTTATTTTTAGATACAAAATCTGACTCAGATTATCATATAGAAGACGTATTTTGGTCGTTATATGTGCCTAAAAAATATCCAAACTTTAAAATTCCTAATTGGAAAGAAGCATTGGATTTCTGTATGGATAGAAAGCCTAAAAAGGCAATGAAATTGAATATAGGACGTTTACCAATGGCTTGTCATAGATTTAACCAACCAATACCTTATCAGTTTTGGAAAAAATTTATAGAATAGTTCCTAATTATAAATTCCTACAATACCTTTGCAAACAAATTTATAAAACAATTAATATGTCAGATATAAACGAAATTGTAGCGAAGCTAAAACAAGGAGAAACAATGCTTTATCCAACGGATACGATTCTTGGATTAGGTTGTGATGCGAAGAATGAAGCTGCAATCGAAAAGATTTATCAGATAAAAA
This portion of the Empedobacter stercoris genome encodes:
- a CDS encoding DUF4846 domain-containing protein, whose amino-acid sequence is MKFLSFILIFTLFTSCNTHILKSSTNNELIENEEYSIIHPRELKIFKRFDTPPNFLRNQNYNNFGKWLNNISLKNSNTPVYTFDGQKKPNPNIYVGVLDLEQPKKNVQFNANAVMSLRLEYFYRSKKYLEMDKLAKVSTQPIPYSKYVDGDHSYSKYIEYLQYYLENTNSNTMSELMKPINLKDLQIGDVFLQKGSIKNHAVIVMDLAEDNLGNKLFILSQSYYPSQDLQIITNPSNDLISPWYMAKEGVLLTPEWRFLTSDLMRFK
- the uvrB gene encoding excinuclease ABC subunit UvrB, whose translation is MQFQLNSEFKPTGDQPKAIEELSRGILSHDRYQTLLGVTGSGKTFTIANVVQDVQRPTLVLAHNKTLAAQLYMEFKEFFPNNAVEYFVSYYDYYQPEAYIPSSGTYIEKDLSINEEIEKLRLSTTSSLLSGRRDILVVASVSCLYGIGNPTEFHKNVIQIETGQIISRTAFLHKLVQALYSRTEGLFQRGNFRIKGDTLDIFPAYADDGIRINFFGDEIEEISVFNVETGKTSTKLDKINIYPANLFVTSKDTLNGAIADIQIDLRKQVDYYKEIGKHLEAKRLQERTEFDLEMIKELGYCSGIENYSRYLDGREPGTRPFCLLDYFPEDYLMVIDESHVTVSQVHAMYGGDRSRKENLVEYGFRLPAAMDNRPLKFEEFEALQNQVIYVSATPANYELEKSEGIVVEQVIRPTGLLDPIIEIRPTQNQVDDLMEEINKRVELDERVLVTTLTKRMAEELTKYLTKYGVRCRYIHSDVDTLERVQIMADLRTGLFDVLVGVNLLREGLDLPEVSLVAILDADKEGFLRSHRSLTQTVGRAARNINGLAIMYADRITDSMQLTIDETNRRREIQMQYNKEHNKVPQALNKKITKLSLAAAEFEENPYEQKHLIQQAAEINENYSTEDKDKLVQKLQKEMEKAAKNLDFIKAAELRDQIQLLTKE
- the mazG gene encoding nucleoside triphosphate pyrophosphohydrolase; its protein translation is MNTRKDQLRAFERLLDIMDKLREKCPWDRKQTMETLRTLSIEEIYELSDAIIEKDSDEIKKELGDVFLHLVFYSKIASEQQNFDVADVLNGICDKLIHRHPHIYGDVEANTEEKVLQNWEQIKLKEGNKSVLSGVPTSLPAMVKAYRIQDKVKGVGFEFENSEQVFDKIVEEINEFKNEENPLDKEMEFGDILFSLINYGRFNGINSEDALERSNKKFIRRFQKLEEIAKENNQNIADLTISELENLWNLAKIR
- a CDS encoding DUF5606 family protein, whose protein sequence is MDLSRVIAISGKPGLYRLISQTRGGFVVEDLEKGKKISIASNYNVSLLDNVAIYGVSQEFPLAEVFFRIYKKENGGETIDHKSSGTELRKYMEEVLPEYDDSRVYDSDLKKLFQWYNILHKNGLLNIDLAAVEAAMAAQQAQEAPVAEVIEEAKEEVAVEEKPKKKAPAKKAADKKDAEEKPAKKTAAKKTTAKKDKDAE
- the def gene encoding peptide deformylase, producing MVLPVVAYGDPVLRKVSQDIDQDYKNLHELIENMFDTMYDSNGVGIAAPQIGKNIRLFVVDCSPFEEDEDYDDVKEELKNFKRVFINPKKISSSEGDEWAFTEGCLSIPHIHEDVTRPESVTLEFFDENWVKHTETFSDIRARVIQHEYDHLEGKLFIDYISSFKKKLISNKLKNITKGKVNTSYKMKFPS
- the ruvX gene encoding Holliday junction resolvase RuvX codes for the protein MSRILALDYGGKRTGVAVTDELQIIASPLDTIETSKLMDFLKQYIEKENVSDLVVGLSVRFSGELNEIENQIQPFLKKFSAQFPLIKIHRENEMFTSKMASRAMFEGGMKKKKRQEKGMVDKVSAVIILQSFLSHKL
- a CDS encoding 2,3,4,5-tetrahydropyridine-2,6-dicarboxylate N-succinyltransferase — encoded protein: MENLKQIIEKAWDNRELLQEDATQAAIREVIELIDNGQLRCAEPVADGWQVNEWVKKAVVMYFPIQKMETLEAGIFEYHDKMELKRNYAEKGIRVVPNAVARYGAYISSGVILMPSYVNIGAYVDEGTMVDTWATVGSCAQIGKNVHLSGGVGIGGVLEPLQAAPVIIEDNAFIGSRCIVVEGVHVGKEAVLGANVVLTASTKIIDVTGDQPVEMKGFVPARSVVIPGSYTKKFAAGEYQVPCALIIGQRKESTDKKTSLNDALREHNVAV